Proteins encoded in a region of the Streptomyces sp. NBC_00513 genome:
- a CDS encoding RNA helicase, whose amino-acid sequence MTLIDQLPPNADPDALFEAFSSWAEGQGITLYPAQEEALIEVVSGANVVLSTPTGSGKSLVAAGAHFTALAQDKVTFYTAPIKALVSEKFFDLCKLFGTENVGMLTGDASVNSDAPVICCTAEVLASIALRDGKYADIGQVVMDEFHFYAEPDRGWAWQIPLLELPQAQFVLMSATLGDMKRFEEDLTRRTGRPTSVVRSATRPVPLSYEYVTTPITETITELLETRQAPVYIVHFTQAQAVERAQSLMSINMCTREEKDKIAELIGNFRFTTKFGQNLSRYVRHGIGVHHAGMLPKYRRLVEKLAQAGLLKVICGTDTLGVGVNVPIRTVLFTALTKYDGTRVRTLRAREFHQIAGRAGRAGFDTAGYVVAQAPEHVIENEKALAKAGDDPKKRRKVVRKKAPEGFVAWSDTTFEKLIAADPEALTSRFKVTNIMLLSVIARPGDAFKAMRHLLEDNHEPRKAQLRHIRRAIAIYRSLLDGGVVEKLDTPDAEGRTIRLTVDLQQDFALNQPLSTFALASFDLLDPESPSYALDMVSVVESTLDDPRQILAAQQNKERGMAVGAMKADGIEYEERMERLQDVTYPKPLEELLLHAYDVYSKSHPWVRDHPVSPKSIIRDMYERAMTFTEFTSYYELARTEGIVLRYLASAYKALDHTIPDDLKSEDLQDLIAWLGELVRQVDSSLLDEWEQLANPEVETAEQAQEKADQVKPVTANARAFRVLVRNAMFRRVELAALDHVNVLGELDGESGWDADAWGEALDGYWDEYDDLGTGPDARGPKLLQIEEDAEHGLWRVRQAFADPAGDHGWGISAEVDLAASDEEGRAVIRVTAVGELGL is encoded by the coding sequence GTGACCCTCATTGATCAGCTCCCGCCGAACGCCGACCCCGATGCCCTCTTCGAGGCCTTCTCCTCGTGGGCGGAGGGCCAGGGCATCACCCTGTACCCGGCGCAGGAGGAGGCACTGATCGAGGTCGTCTCCGGGGCGAACGTGGTCCTCTCCACCCCGACCGGCTCCGGCAAGAGCCTGGTGGCGGCCGGCGCGCACTTCACCGCGCTGGCCCAGGACAAGGTCACCTTCTACACCGCGCCGATCAAGGCCCTCGTGTCGGAGAAGTTCTTCGACCTGTGCAAGCTCTTCGGCACCGAGAACGTCGGCATGCTGACGGGTGACGCCTCCGTGAACTCGGACGCCCCGGTCATCTGCTGCACCGCCGAGGTGCTGGCGTCCATCGCGCTGCGCGACGGCAAGTACGCCGACATCGGCCAGGTCGTCATGGACGAGTTCCACTTCTACGCCGAGCCGGACCGGGGCTGGGCCTGGCAGATCCCGCTGCTGGAGCTTCCGCAGGCACAGTTCGTCCTGATGTCGGCGACCCTCGGCGACATGAAGCGGTTCGAGGAGGACCTGACCCGGCGCACCGGCCGTCCCACCTCGGTGGTCCGCTCCGCGACCCGGCCCGTCCCGCTGTCGTACGAGTACGTCACCACGCCGATCACCGAGACCATCACCGAGCTGCTGGAGACCCGGCAGGCACCGGTGTACATCGTGCACTTCACCCAGGCCCAGGCGGTCGAGCGGGCGCAGTCCCTGATGAGCATCAACATGTGCACCCGCGAGGAGAAGGACAAGATCGCGGAGCTGATCGGCAACTTCCGTTTCACCACCAAGTTCGGCCAGAACCTCTCCCGCTACGTCCGCCACGGCATCGGCGTCCACCACGCGGGCATGCTGCCCAAGTACCGGCGCCTGGTGGAGAAGCTGGCGCAGGCGGGCCTGCTGAAGGTCATCTGCGGTACCGACACCCTCGGGGTCGGCGTCAACGTGCCCATCCGCACCGTGCTGTTCACCGCGCTCACCAAGTACGACGGCACCCGGGTCAGGACGCTGCGCGCCCGCGAGTTCCACCAGATCGCCGGCCGCGCCGGTCGGGCCGGCTTCGACACGGCGGGCTATGTGGTGGCGCAGGCGCCCGAGCACGTCATCGAGAACGAGAAGGCCCTCGCGAAGGCGGGCGACGACCCGAAGAAGCGCCGCAAGGTGGTCCGCAAGAAGGCCCCCGAGGGCTTCGTGGCCTGGTCGGACACCACGTTCGAGAAGTTGATCGCCGCCGACCCGGAGGCGCTGACCTCGCGCTTCAAGGTCACCAACATCATGCTGTTGTCGGTCATCGCCCGCCCCGGCGACGCGTTCAAGGCCATGCGGCACCTGCTGGAGGACAACCACGAGCCGCGCAAGGCGCAGCTGAGGCACATCCGCCGGGCCATCGCGATCTACCGTTCGCTGCTGGACGGCGGTGTCGTGGAGAAGCTCGACACCCCGGACGCCGAGGGCCGTACCATCCGGCTGACCGTCGATCTCCAGCAGGACTTCGCGCTGAACCAGCCGCTGTCCACCTTCGCGCTGGCCTCCTTCGACCTGCTGGACCCGGAGTCCCCTTCCTACGCGCTGGACATGGTCTCGGTCGTCGAGTCCACGCTGGACGACCCGCGCCAGATCCTGGCCGCCCAGCAGAACAAGGAACGCGGCATGGCCGTGGGCGCGATGAAGGCCGACGGGATCGAGTACGAGGAGCGGATGGAACGGCTCCAGGACGTCACCTATCCCAAGCCCCTCGAAGAGCTCCTCCTGCACGCCTACGACGTGTACAGCAAGAGCCACCCGTGGGTACGCGACCACCCCGTCTCGCCGAAGTCGATCATCCGTGACATGTACGAGCGGGCGATGACCTTCACGGAGTTCACCTCCTACTACGAGCTGGCCCGTACCGAGGGCATCGTCCTGCGCTACCTGGCGAGCGCGTACAAGGCCCTGGACCACACCATCCCGGACGACCTCAAGTCCGAGGACCTCCAGGACCTCATCGCCTGGCTGGGCGAGCTGGTCCGCCAGGTCGACTCCAGTCTGCTCGACGAGTGGGAGCAGTTGGCGAACCCCGAGGTGGAGACGGCGGAGCAGGCCCAGGAGAAGGCCGACCAGGTCAAGCCGGTCACCGCGAACGCCCGCGCCTTCCGTGTCCTGGTCCGCAACGCCATGTTCCGTCGCGTCGAGCTGGCCGCCCTGGACCACGTCAACGTGCTCGGCGAGCTGGACGGGGAGTCCGGCTGGGACGCCGATGCCTGGGGCGAGGCCCTGGACGGCTACTGGGACGAGTACGACGACCTGGGCACCGGCCCCGACGCGCGCGGCCCGAAGCTGCTGCAGATCGAGGAGGACGCGGAGCACGGCCTGTGGCGCGTCCGCCAGGCCTTCGCCGACCCCGCCGGTGACCATGGTTGGGGCATCAGCGCCGAGGTCGACCTCGCGGCCTCCGACGAGGAGGGCCGGGCGGTCATCCGGGTCACCGCGGTCGGTGAGCTCGGCCTCTGA
- a CDS encoding acyl-CoA thioesterase II, translated as MTNPAERLVDLLDLEQIEVNIFRGASPQESLQRVFGGQVAGQALVAAGRTTETDRPVHSLHAYFLRPGIPGVPIVYQVERVRDGRSFTTRRVTAVQQGKTIFNLTASFHHPEEGSIEHQLPPRLDFPHPDTLPTVAEEIREHLGALPEALERMARRQPFDIRYVDRLRWTPEELKDADPRSAVWMRAVGPLGDDPLVHTCALTYASDMTLLDAVRIPVEPLWGMRGFDMASLDHAMWFHRPFRADEWFLYDQESPIAHGGRGLARGRIYDLEGRLLVSVVQEGLFRPYAPKK; from the coding sequence ATGACGAACCCCGCCGAGAGACTGGTCGATCTGCTCGATCTGGAGCAGATCGAGGTCAACATCTTCCGGGGCGCGAGCCCCCAGGAATCCCTCCAGCGCGTCTTCGGCGGGCAGGTCGCCGGCCAGGCACTGGTGGCCGCGGGCCGCACGACCGAGACGGACCGCCCGGTCCACTCGCTGCACGCGTACTTCCTGCGCCCCGGCATCCCCGGGGTGCCCATCGTGTACCAGGTGGAACGGGTGCGTGACGGGCGTTCCTTCACGACGCGTCGTGTCACCGCGGTCCAGCAGGGCAAGACCATCTTCAATCTGACCGCCTCCTTCCATCATCCGGAGGAGGGCAGCATCGAGCACCAGCTGCCCCCTCGCCTCGACTTCCCGCACCCGGACACGCTTCCGACGGTCGCGGAGGAGATCCGCGAGCATCTGGGGGCCCTGCCCGAGGCCCTGGAGCGGATGGCCCGCCGCCAGCCTTTCGACATCCGCTACGTGGACCGGCTCCGCTGGACTCCCGAGGAGCTGAAGGACGCCGACCCGCGCAGCGCGGTGTGGATGCGGGCGGTCGGCCCGCTCGGCGACGATCCGCTCGTGCACACCTGCGCCCTCACCTACGCCAGTGACATGACCCTCCTCGATGCCGTGCGCATCCCGGTGGAGCCCCTGTGGGGCATGCGCGGCTTCGACATGGCCTCGCTGGACCACGCCATGTGGTTCCACCGGCCGTTCCGGGCCGACGAGTGGTTCCTGTACGACCAGGAGTCCCCCATCGCGCACGGCGGTCGGGGCCTGGCTCGCGGTCGTATCTACGACCTGGAGGGCAGGCTGCTGGTCTCCGTGGTCCAGGAAGGCCTCTTCCGCCCGTACGCCCCCAAGAAGTAG
- a CDS encoding YchJ family protein, protein MSTPVLPCPCGLPATYPECCGRFHSGDRQAPTAVLLMRSRFSAFAVGDTAYLLRSWHPSTRPDRLELDPGQRWERLEILATERGGMFETQGAVEFRAHYREGRHTGSLHEHSGFSREEGAWVYVGPLSPVDFD, encoded by the coding sequence ATGTCAACCCCGGTCCTCCCCTGTCCCTGCGGGTTGCCCGCCACCTACCCGGAGTGCTGCGGCCGCTTCCACTCCGGTGATCGGCAGGCGCCCACCGCGGTGCTGCTGATGCGGTCTCGCTTCAGCGCCTTCGCGGTCGGTGACACCGCCTACCTGCTCCGTTCCTGGCACCCGTCCACCCGCCCGGACCGGCTCGAACTGGATCCCGGGCAGCGCTGGGAGCGTCTGGAGATCCTCGCCACCGAACGCGGCGGCATGTTCGAGACGCAGGGCGCGGTGGAGTTCCGGGCGCACTACCGAGAGGGCCGGCACACCGGGTCCCTGCACGAGCACAGCGGCTTCTCCCGCGAGGAGGGGGCCTGGGTCTACGTCGGCCCCCTCTCCCCGGTGGACTTCGACTGA
- a CDS encoding DUF6397 family protein: MRMETQDRAVTVPDERESGPRAPAGPAPGVSSEVLVGGVRAARELGLGRGELARAVQLGLVRAGRRAPSGAARFTRAELERVTAAEGFPEVLRARVETVAGADAGAEVLGVGPSRFTRLARCGHIIPIGYRINRYRAVVWLYLAAELRAFAVRDAGMLRGTASPEDRELVAAKGDLRPRKWRERHVELLLRRTTDPWERAAVLASVLPTDAVREVVPDPAERIVLAALAPSPPYGHPRVPAAAVVAESLLRARPPDEIRWYRVGLDFALTGARGQSKSTGERGPT, encoded by the coding sequence ATGAGGATGGAAACGCAGGACCGTGCGGTGACCGTACCGGACGAGCGGGAATCGGGTCCGCGAGCACCGGCCGGGCCGGCACCGGGCGTGTCTTCGGAGGTGCTGGTCGGCGGTGTCAGGGCCGCGCGAGAGCTGGGCCTGGGACGGGGCGAGTTGGCCCGGGCCGTACAGCTGGGACTGGTGCGCGCCGGGCGTCGGGCGCCGAGCGGGGCCGCACGGTTCACGCGGGCCGAGTTGGAGCGGGTGACGGCGGCCGAGGGCTTTCCGGAAGTCCTGCGCGCGCGGGTCGAGACCGTGGCCGGCGCCGACGCCGGGGCCGAGGTGCTCGGTGTGGGGCCGAGCCGGTTCACCCGGCTCGCGCGCTGTGGGCACATCATCCCGATCGGCTACCGGATCAACCGCTACCGCGCCGTCGTGTGGCTCTACCTGGCCGCCGAACTGCGGGCGTTCGCCGTCCGGGACGCCGGCATGTTGCGAGGGACGGCGTCCCCGGAGGATCGGGAGCTGGTCGCGGCCAAAGGTGACCTGCGCCCGCGCAAATGGCGTGAGCGGCATGTGGAGTTGCTGCTGAGACGCACCACCGACCCCTGGGAGCGGGCTGCCGTGCTCGCGTCCGTCCTCCCGACGGACGCGGTGCGGGAGGTGGTGCCCGATCCGGCCGAACGCATCGTGCTCGCGGCTTTGGCACCGTCTCCGCCCTACGGCCACCCGAGGGTCCCGGCGGCCGCCGTCGTGGCGGAGTCGCTGCTGAGGGCACGGCCGCCGGACGAGATCCGGTGGTACCGCGTCGGCCTGGACTTCGCCCTGACCGGCGCTCGGGGTCAGTCGAAGTCCACCGGGGAGAGGGGGCCGACGTAG
- a CDS encoding roadblock/LC7 domain-containing protein — MALDKQLDWLLDDLTRRVPQVRHAVVLSNDGLVTGASAGLAREDAEHLAAVAAGLQSLAKGSGRHFRAGEVRQTMVEFDEGFLFVVAAGSGSCLCALSAAEADIVQVAYEMTLMVNRVGEHLGVAERRITGG, encoded by the coding sequence ATGGCACTGGACAAGCAGCTCGATTGGCTACTGGACGACCTGACGCGCAGGGTCCCGCAGGTCCGGCACGCCGTGGTGCTGTCGAACGACGGGCTGGTGACCGGGGCGAGCGCGGGGCTGGCACGGGAGGACGCGGAGCATCTCGCCGCCGTCGCGGCCGGGTTGCAGAGCCTGGCCAAGGGGTCCGGACGGCACTTCCGGGCGGGCGAGGTGCGCCAGACGATGGTCGAGTTCGACGAGGGGTTCCTGTTCGTCGTCGCGGCGGGCTCGGGTAGCTGTCTGTGCGCGCTCAGCGCGGCCGAGGCGGACATCGTGCAGGTCGCGTACGAGATGACCCTGATGGTGAACCGGGTGGGCGAACACCTGGGCGTCGCGGAACGACGCATCACGGGGGGCTGA
- a CDS encoding PPOX class F420-dependent oxidoreductase yields the protein MTKKMTEEEWRAFVSHSTRTGKLSTVRADGSPHIAPIWFVLDGDAFVFNTGRDTVKGRNLARDGRVALCVDDDRPPFSYVVLQGRAELVEYTGHEEEMLTWATRIGGRYMGEERAEAFGRRNAVDGELLVRVTIDKVIAMADVAA from the coding sequence ATGACGAAGAAGATGACTGAAGAGGAATGGCGGGCGTTCGTCTCGCATTCCACCCGCACCGGGAAGCTCTCCACCGTCCGTGCGGACGGGAGCCCGCACATCGCCCCCATCTGGTTCGTTCTCGATGGTGACGCCTTCGTGTTCAACACCGGTCGTGACACCGTCAAGGGTCGGAATCTGGCCCGGGACGGGCGGGTCGCCCTCTGCGTGGACGACGACCGGCCGCCCTTCTCCTACGTCGTCCTCCAGGGCCGCGCCGAGCTCGTCGAGTACACCGGCCACGAGGAGGAGATGCTGACCTGGGCGACGAGGATCGGGGGTCGGTACATGGGCGAGGAGCGCGCCGAGGCCTTCGGTCGGCGCAACGCGGTCGACGGGGAACTCCTCGTTCGCGTGACCATCGACAAGGTGATCGCGATGGCCGACGTGGCGGCCTGA
- a CDS encoding ATP/GTP-binding protein, which yields MGLHHNGSTGSGPEVEEDEEVAALALKILVAGGFGVGKTTLVGAVSEIRPLRTEELLSEAGQLVDDTGGVDRKTTTTVAMDFGRITIRSGLSLYLFGTPGQDRFWFLWDEMSQGALGAVVLADTRRLEDCFPAVDYFEHRRIPFVVAVNCFTNARRYASNEVARALDLEQGTPVVLCDARDKDSGKEVLIRLVEYAGRMHTARLLASVGSGTQAGPE from the coding sequence ATGGGACTGCACCACAACGGATCCACCGGGTCCGGTCCGGAAGTGGAAGAGGACGAGGAGGTGGCGGCGCTCGCGCTGAAGATCCTCGTGGCGGGTGGCTTCGGCGTCGGGAAGACCACGCTGGTGGGCGCGGTGAGCGAGATCCGACCACTGCGCACGGAGGAACTGCTCAGCGAGGCGGGCCAACTCGTCGACGACACCGGAGGCGTCGATCGGAAGACCACCACGACGGTGGCCATGGACTTCGGGCGCATCACCATCCGCTCGGGCCTGTCGCTGTACCTGTTCGGCACGCCGGGACAGGACCGGTTCTGGTTCCTGTGGGACGAGATGTCGCAAGGAGCCCTCGGAGCGGTGGTGTTGGCCGACACGCGCAGGCTGGAGGACTGCTTCCCGGCCGTGGACTACTTCGAGCACCGCCGCATCCCGTTCGTCGTGGCCGTCAACTGCTTCACGAACGCGCGGCGTTACGCCTCGAACGAGGTGGCGCGGGCCTTGGACCTGGAACAGGGCACGCCCGTGGTGCTGTGCGACGCCCGGGACAAGGACTCGGGGAAGGAAGTGCTGATCAGACTGGTCGAGTATGCCGGGCGGATGCACACCGCCCGGCTGCTCGCGTCGGTGGGTTCGGGTACGCAGGCCGGGCCGGAGTGA
- a CDS encoding DUF742 domain-containing protein yields the protein MSAAVRPVNGQWFDTEAGPLVRPYAMTGGRTKPGPHGVRFDLIALVAVADPEGGDEATESLWGPEHRALLGLCRDETQSVAELAADADLPVGVVRVLLGDLLEAGHVKVSRPVPPAQLPDERILREVIEGLRAL from the coding sequence GTGAGCGCGGCCGTCAGACCGGTGAACGGCCAGTGGTTCGACACCGAGGCGGGGCCGCTCGTCCGGCCTTACGCCATGACCGGCGGACGCACCAAACCGGGACCGCACGGCGTCCGCTTCGACCTGATCGCACTGGTCGCCGTGGCGGACCCCGAGGGCGGCGACGAGGCGACCGAGTCCCTGTGGGGACCCGAACACCGTGCGCTGCTCGGATTGTGCCGCGACGAGACCCAGTCGGTGGCGGAACTCGCCGCCGACGCGGACCTGCCCGTGGGTGTGGTGCGGGTGCTGCTGGGCGACCTGCTGGAGGCCGGGCACGTCAAGGTCAGCCGCCCGGTACCGCCCGCGCAACTGCCCGACGAGCGGATTCTGCGTGAAGTCATCGAAGGATTGCGAGCGCTGTGA
- a CDS encoding roadblock/LC7 domain-containing protein: MIEHQLIGLDEARGISQAAGGLDWLLDDLVTRVREVRHAVVLSNDGLAVGSSSRLSREDAEHLAAVASGFHSLAKGAGRHFRAGGVRQTMVEMDEGFLFVAAAGDGSCLAVLSAGGADIGLIAYEMARLVKRVGEHLDAPSRFAAHPPAAG; the protein is encoded by the coding sequence ATGATCGAACACCAGCTGATCGGGCTCGACGAGGCTCGCGGGATCTCTCAGGCGGCCGGCGGGTTGGACTGGCTCCTGGACGACCTCGTGACGCGCGTCCGCGAGGTCCGACACGCGGTGGTCCTGTCCAACGACGGTCTGGCGGTGGGATCCTCCAGCCGGCTCAGCCGGGAGGACGCCGAGCACCTGGCTGCCGTGGCCAGCGGCTTCCACAGCCTGGCCAAGGGAGCGGGCCGGCACTTCCGCGCCGGGGGCGTGCGCCAGACGATGGTGGAGATGGACGAGGGATTCCTCTTCGTCGCCGCCGCGGGCGACGGCTCCTGCCTGGCCGTCCTCAGCGCCGGGGGCGCCGACATCGGGCTCATCGCCTACGAGATGGCCCGGCTGGTCAAGCGGGTCGGCGAGCACCTGGACGCCCCCTCACGGTTCGCGGCGCACCCGCCGGCCGCAGGGTGA
- a CDS encoding nitrate- and nitrite sensing domain-containing protein, producing MRTPRKKPEAAAPGPPGPPARGRRAHAGQPAEEPEERTPPRPAAVAGSGGRPRIRLRSRTVRAKIVSLLMVPVVSLLALWAFATVSTAQDLARLSRVQRVEREIGAPVSAALAEVQAERRAAARFLADPAAGERAAALEQQARRTDDAVRRLRLGDRNTVADSGDYRTDVVVRLGGFVAAAEGLGSARKDIVGRRTTADAAYETYTRVADAALAVGGALSGAQDAELGPDARVLLEFAEAGELLSREDALLTVPGPRNAETLRRLTGVVETRRALLADAARDLPSEDRTAWESVSKSATHAELIAAEDRALTAAAGTGSATGTGSGAGSGAVKPAGWDGAFSGVSTSIRQTEAAARAEVTDRSDPFTRVALSGAGAAVVLGLAAVIASLVISVRIGRALVVELVSLRNTALEIARRKLPHAMERLRAGQDVDIEAETSAGPPAEDEIAQVGEALSTVHRAALSAAVERAELAGGVSGVFVNLARRSQVLVHRQLTLLDSMERRSDDPGELDDLFRLDHLTTRMRRHAESLIILSGAAPGRAWRMPIPLTNVVRAAVSEIEDYPRVEVRGLAETAVAGGAVADLTHLLAELIENATQFSPPHTKVRVSGEPVGAGYVLEVEDRGLGMGREALHDANRRIEQSEALDLFDSDRLGLFVVSRLAARQGVRVHLRPSPYGGTTAVVLLPNSLLQGPVTAASDDPAEVAAPSPDAVGAVSGGEAPHPGGGRVEASVGPVREGSRAGVVREEAGTSARPDALPEPEGDDPAPDSAVEPLEPRPAAVAPLRPRGPGGTAARTHAPAAGPAGAASVTELPRRVRQASLVPQLREVPEPEDPADAGPSGAPPDRSPEQARDRMAAYRAGWARGAGENSAHAGSEGEV from the coding sequence ATGCGCACACCCCGCAAGAAACCGGAAGCAGCGGCGCCGGGGCCGCCCGGGCCCCCGGCGCGCGGCCGGCGGGCGCACGCGGGGCAGCCCGCGGAGGAACCCGAGGAGAGAACACCCCCTCGACCCGCCGCCGTGGCCGGCTCCGGCGGGAGACCCCGGATACGACTGCGCTCCCGGACCGTCCGGGCCAAGATCGTCTCCCTGTTGATGGTCCCGGTGGTCTCGCTGCTCGCGCTCTGGGCCTTCGCCACGGTCAGCACCGCGCAGGACCTCGCCCGGCTCAGCCGTGTCCAGCGGGTCGAGCGGGAGATCGGCGCCCCCGTGTCCGCCGCGCTCGCCGAGGTGCAGGCCGAACGGCGGGCCGCGGCGCGGTTTCTGGCCGACCCCGCCGCCGGCGAGCGGGCCGCCGCCCTCGAACAGCAGGCCCGGCGCACCGACGACGCCGTGCGCCGGCTGCGGCTCGGCGACCGGAACACCGTCGCCGACTCCGGCGACTACCGCACCGACGTCGTGGTCCGGCTCGGTGGTTTCGTGGCCGCCGCCGAGGGGCTCGGTTCCGCGCGCAAGGACATCGTCGGCCGGCGGACGACCGCCGACGCCGCCTACGAGACGTACACCCGTGTCGCCGACGCCGCGCTCGCCGTCGGCGGGGCCCTGTCCGGTGCGCAGGACGCCGAACTCGGCCCGGACGCCCGGGTTCTGCTGGAGTTCGCCGAAGCCGGGGAACTGCTGTCGCGGGAGGACGCGTTGCTCACCGTGCCGGGGCCGCGCAACGCCGAAACGCTCCGCCGGCTGACCGGCGTCGTGGAGACCCGCCGCGCGCTGCTCGCGGACGCCGCCCGGGACCTGCCGAGCGAGGACCGGACCGCGTGGGAGTCCGTGTCCAAGAGCGCCACGCACGCCGAACTCATCGCGGCGGAGGACCGGGCGCTCACAGCGGCCGCGGGTACGGGATCCGCTACGGGTACGGGATCCGGCGCCGGTTCCGGCGCGGTCAAGCCCGCCGGGTGGGACGGTGCTTTCAGCGGTGTCAGTACCTCGATCAGGCAGACCGAGGCCGCCGCGCGCGCCGAAGTCACCGACCGCTCCGACCCGTTCACGCGCGTGGCGCTCAGCGGGGCCGGCGCGGCCGTCGTCCTCGGCCTGGCCGCCGTCATCGCCTCCCTGGTCATCTCCGTACGGATCGGCCGCGCACTGGTGGTGGAACTGGTCTCGTTGCGCAACACCGCCCTGGAGATCGCGCGTCGCAAACTTCCGCACGCCATGGAGCGACTGCGGGCCGGCCAGGACGTCGACATCGAGGCCGAGACCTCGGCCGGGCCGCCCGCCGAGGACGAGATCGCCCAGGTGGGGGAGGCTCTCTCCACCGTGCACCGGGCCGCTCTGAGCGCCGCCGTCGAGCGCGCCGAACTCGCCGGCGGGGTGAGCGGTGTCTTCGTCAACCTCGCCCGCCGCAGCCAGGTCCTGGTGCACAGGCAGTTGACCCTGCTCGACTCCATGGAACGCCGCTCGGACGACCCGGGCGAACTCGACGACCTCTTCCGCCTCGACCACCTGACCACGCGCATGCGTCGACACGCGGAAAGCCTGATCATCCTGTCGGGAGCCGCCCCGGGGCGCGCGTGGCGCATGCCGATCCCCCTGACCAACGTCGTGCGCGCCGCCGTCTCCGAGATCGAGGACTACCCGCGCGTCGAGGTTCGCGGGCTCGCGGAGACGGCCGTGGCCGGCGGCGCGGTGGCCGACCTCACCCATCTCCTCGCCGAACTCATCGAGAACGCGACCCAGTTCTCCCCGCCGCACACCAAGGTCCGGGTCAGTGGCGAGCCGGTGGGCGCCGGTTATGTCCTGGAGGTGGAGGACCGCGGGCTCGGCATGGGCCGCGAGGCGCTGCACGACGCCAATCGCCGGATCGAGCAGTCCGAGGCGCTCGACCTGTTCGACAGCGACCGCCTCGGACTGTTCGTGGTCAGCCGGCTCGCTGCCCGACAGGGCGTGCGGGTCCACCTGCGCCCGTCACCGTACGGGGGCACCACAGCCGTGGTGCTGCTGCCGAACTCCCTGCTCCAGGGGCCCGTCACGGCGGCCTCGGACGACCCCGCGGAGGTGGCGGCGCCGTCCCCGGACGCCGTGGGAGCCGTTTCCGGTGGCGAGGCGCCCCACCCCGGAGGAGGCCGTGTGGAAGCCTCCGTCGGGCCCGTTCGAGAGGGGTCCCGCGCCGGCGTCGTACGGGAGGAGGCCGGGACGTCGGCTCGGCCCGATGCCCTACCGGAGCCCGAGGGGGACGACCCCGCTCCGGACTCCGCGGTCGAGCCCCTGGAACCGCGCCCCGCCGCTGTAGCCCCCCTGCGGCCGCGCGGTCCCGGCGGCACGGCGGCCCGTACGCACGCACCCGCCGCCGGTCCGGCGGGCGCCGCCTCGGTGACCGAACTGCCGCGCAGGGTCCGCCAGGCCAGCCTGGTGCCCCAACTGCGCGAGGTCCCCGAACCCGAGGATCCGGCGGACGCGGGCCCGTCCGGTGCCCCGCCGGACCGCAGCCCCGAGCAGGCCAGGGATCGGATGGCCGCCTATCGGGCCGGTTGGGCCCGGGGCGCCGGGGAGAACTCCGCCCACGCAGGCAGCGAAGGAGAAGTGTGA
- a CDS encoding MHYT domain-containing protein — protein MGHLDHAAYGWLTPALSYVMASIGAALGLRCTVRALAATGSARRNWLLTAASALGTGIWTMHFVAMLGFDVTGTEIHYDVPLTILSLLVAVLVVGAGVFAVGYGKNRRRSLAIGGLTTGLGVASMHYLGMAALRLHGEISYDPPVVGLSVVVAVIAATVALWAALNITSPMAVAGASLVMGAAVSSMHYTGMAAVAVRVAPSDVALPGATAMQFIFPLAVGLGSYLFITAAFVALSPTADERAASAAARNLGESVAPAH, from the coding sequence ATGGGACACCTGGACCACGCCGCCTACGGCTGGCTGACACCCGCGCTGTCATACGTGATGGCATCGATCGGCGCCGCCCTCGGCCTGCGCTGCACCGTCCGCGCGCTCGCCGCGACCGGATCCGCCCGCCGCAACTGGCTCCTCACCGCGGCGTCCGCCCTCGGCACCGGCATCTGGACGATGCACTTCGTCGCGATGCTCGGCTTCGACGTCACCGGCACCGAGATCCACTACGACGTCCCGCTGACCATCCTCAGCCTCCTGGTGGCCGTACTGGTCGTCGGGGCCGGCGTCTTCGCCGTCGGATACGGCAAGAACCGGCGTCGGTCCCTGGCCATCGGTGGACTCACCACCGGCCTCGGCGTCGCGAGCATGCACTACCTGGGAATGGCGGCCCTGCGGCTGCACGGTGAGATCTCCTACGACCCGCCCGTCGTCGGACTGTCGGTCGTCGTCGCCGTCATCGCGGCCACCGTCGCACTGTGGGCCGCGCTCAACATCACGTCCCCGATGGCCGTGGCCGGCGCCTCGCTCGTCATGGGCGCCGCGGTCAGCAGCATGCACTACACGGGCATGGCCGCCGTCGCGGTCCGCGTCGCGCCCTCGGACGTGGCCCTGCCCGGCGCCACGGCGATGCAGTTCATCTTCCCGCTCGCCGTCGGGCTCGGTTCCTACCTCTTCATCACCGCCGCCTTCGTGGCACTGTCCCCGACCGCGGACGAACGGGCGGCGTCGGCAGCCGCCCGGAACCTGGGGGAGAGCGTCGCGCCCGCGCACTGA